The genomic region CATCCTGCGACCTACTCTTGATGACGATCGGGTATCCATTTCTGAGCATATATTCTGCAATCCCTGACCCTAGTTGACCCGTCCCGACAATACCCACGATGAGATCTTTCTTCTTTTTTTCATTTAAGGTAATTATGTCACCTATTCTATAGCTGTCGAATGATTTTTTTATGATCCGATCACCATTGGCGCTTTCTAATAAATATTCGATGTAGGGCGTTTTTTCATTTCCCGTTGAAGGCACATTCACTTGTGTATATCCGATAACCTTGTATTGTGTTTCGTTAATTTCCTGAACATCTTCATGGCAAAAAATGCACTTTTTAATAGAGTAGCTCCACTTTTTATTACATTTTTTGCATTGGTAAACAGCCATTTAGCTCCTCCCCAAAATGGTGATAGCTGCTGTGCCGCCAATGCCGCCGATATTCTGAGCCATGCCAATGTTCGCGTTTTTTATTTGTCGTATTCCGGCCTCCCCCCTTAACTGTACTACGATTTCGTATATCTGGGCAAGCCCGGTCGCGCCTATCGGATGCCCATTCGCTTTAAGCCCGCCATCCATGTTAACCGGTATTCTACCGTCCTTCAGGATGTCACCATTAATAACTAACTCTGAAGATTCTCCAGGCTTACAAAATCCAAGGTCCTCCAGGGCTATTAACTCGCTGATAGTAAAACAATCGTGTACTTCCAGGATGTCAATATCATCTGGCTTGAGACCGGCTTCGCTGTAAGCTTTTTTAGCGGCTAGCCGAGTTGCTTTAAATGACGTGAGGTCTTCTCGCTGCGTAATGGAGATGGCATCCGTCACATATTGTGAACTTAAGACCTCTATATCCCTATCCGACTTCTTTTCCTTTGATACGATGATCGCCGCTGCTCCATCTGATATCGGGCTGCAATCGAATAGGTTTAATGGTGTCGCTATAATAGGAGATTTCCTGATAGTCTCGATAGTGACATCCTTATAGAAGAAGTGAGCGAGTGGATTTAATCTTGAATTTTTATGATTTATAAATGATACCTGTTCGAGAATATCATGGTTTATACCGTATTTTAGCATATATTGCTGAGCAATCAAGGCATAGGCAGCGGGGAATATCAGACCGTTTTGTTGATCTAGGCATCGATCGGCAGCCATTGCTATAGCTTCAGTGGTGCCTAAGATTGTTTTCGAGGTCATCTTTTCGACGCCAAGTACCATAACGTTTTCAAATTGGCTCAATGAGTATAAGGCCTGTTTTAAAGCAATGCTTGAAGAAGCGCATGCTGTTTCAATTCTTACAATTGGTATATTTATCCCGGGGAGTAATGACGCGATAATCGAATTAAAATGCAATTGTCCATTTAGGGGGCCGCCTAGAAAGTTGGACACAAAAATGGCATCGATATCGTTTATGCTCAATTTACTATCCATAACTGCATTATACATGGCTTCATAAGCAAGCTCTTGTAGCGTTTGAGGCAGCGCTCCAAATTTTGTCCGGCCTATACCAGTTATATACAACATTTTCATCCCCAGTTATTTTAAACCTAACTTTTATGAAATGAATTAATCATTATCCGCCCTTGTCAGGCGAGTCCGCGTGATCAAGTTTTTTTAATAGCTTTGCAGGATTTCCGCCTACAACGGTATATGGCTCAACATCTTTTATAACGATACTACCCGCTGCAACAACGCTATTCTCACCTATTGTAATGCCTGCTAAGATGATCGTGCCTGGAGCAATCCACGCCCCTTTTTTAATTGTCGTGGGTTTTACAACCCTTGGATAATATTTGGTTTTAATTTCAAGAGAACATGTAGGATTTGAATGTGCGAAAATCATCGACCTCATGCCTACACTTACATAATCTTCTATCGTTATCAAGCCAGGATACAGGTCATCAATGTTTACATCAGGCCCAATATAAACGTGATTACCTATTTTTACCCCTCGTATTCTTTGTAGCTTAACCGTAAGACCTGGGTGAGGAGAGATTTTTGCTAAAGTTTGTAAAACCCAATTAAAAATAAAGCGGAAATAATATTTTATTTTTCCAGATACTCCTTTATATCCATAATGCTCCATCAGTTCTATTCCATTTATCTCTTCTGGTTCTTTCATCGCTTTTATCACCAGTATAATCGTTTTTAAATTTTTAGCTGGTCTGCAATTGGCTCAAATTTGTACTTGCTGATCAGCATCTCTAATTTATTAAGTGAATTTTTTATGCCATAGTAAGCTTCAAATTTATAAATTAATGGGGCATTAATTTTTGTAGTATTTTTGTACGTCTCCCATGGATGAACGTATATCATAACAGGTCTAGATTTGCTAATTCTACTTATGGATAAATCTAAAAACCATTTAGGGAAAAACCGCAAATAATATCCGCCAGATATGGGTATATTTATTATTGTCTTCAAGACAGTTAATGGATATTCTATGATCTTCCCATCAGGATCATTTTTGGATATATCATTTATATTAGGCCGATAAGGCGTAAGTGGAGCATTTGGAACTCCATATAGTATCATTTTTACCGGAAAAACGCTTGAATCATATTTATATCCATATTTTTCTAATAGCTCAAAGGCCCAGCTCGTCGATTGATTGATCGAGAAACTGGGCGCTCTGAACCCTAAAGGCTGTTTATGTGTTATCGATTTTAATAGTTCTGTAGATAATTTGAGCTCCTTTTCAAAACCATCTTTTCCTAGATCATATAGCGGAGTATGCGAATATCCATGTGATCCGATCTCATGTCCTGCTTCATCCAGCATTTTAATGTATTCTGGATATTTATTTGCCAATTTGCCTAAAACAAAAAATGTTGCCTTTGTATCATATTTATCAAGCAATTTGAGAAGAAGGTCTGTAGCTTCTATTACTTGGTCTTCTATTTTCTTTTTATCAATATCCTTAGGTATATATTTAAGTAAAAATTCATTGCATAGGCAATCTTCAAAATCAATGCTTAACGCATTTTTCATTTTATCACAGACAAAAATATTTATTATTTTGTATATTCTGTATGGCATTCAATATAAATCCAGTAAATGTGCTGAAAGTTCCAACTATTATACACGTTACAGTTGCCATCGTGTAAAATATCAATATATTCCTTGTGGCGTTAAACGCATCAAATGCCAGGAATGCAAAAAATAATCCCATCACAAATGCTAATGCTCCTGGCACGCAGAAGAACATCAGCGGCCTTCTCTGAGAAATCAGCGATATCACGCTTCCCAGCACCACGAAACCATGCGTTATGGGGTTATAGGTAGAAGCTTTTGCCACGTCATACCTCACATCGATGGGCACCTCTTTTATCCGCATCTCCGCGTTGGCAGCGTCCATGAGCATTTCACTTTCTATCGCCATTCCATTCTGGCGAAAACCGAAGCATCCAAAAGTCTTTCTGGAAAATGCCCTGAACCCATTCTGAGTATCCGTAATGTGCATCTTCGTGCCCGTGTTGGTGGCCAGCGTCAATACCTCCTGCCCTAATCGCCGATATCTGGGCACGTTACGCCCATTACCATTAACAAACCTCGATCCATTCACCACGTCAGCCTCCCCATTAAGGATAGGGCTTAAAAGCAATGGTATCTCATCGGGGTTGTGCTGCCCATCGCCATCGATAAGGACCAGGATATCCGCATCAGTCTTTTTAGCGTACTCGAAGGCATCACGGATAGCCGCTCCTTTTCCCTCGTTAATCTTGTGAGAAATGACCTCCGCCCCGGCCATCCTGGCTATCTCGGCAGTCTTATCAACCGACCCGTCATCTACCACGACGACTTTATCGGCGTACTTCCTTGACCTCAAAACGATGCTCCCAATGGCAACCTCCTCGTTGTACGCCGGTATCGCCACCATCACCTTCACATTCCCTTTAAAAACCTGAAGAATGGTAATGCCAGTATGAGCGTCGCTTTCAACGACAGCTGAAGTATTCATAAATTCGTCGCAACTCCCGTGCTCTTCTTAGAGCCGGCTTTAACCTCCATGTACAGCAGATTCAGCCTATTTATGAGCTCCTCAATAGTTGAAGCCACCTTCTCGTTATCAACCACGGGAGACGACTTAATGGTCACAGAGAGCTTATCAACATCCCTGTAAATCTTCTCAAGGTACTTCTTAACCTCCAGGCCCGCCTCCTCGGCATCCTCTTCAGCCCTGGCCTCCTCAAGGCCCGCCTTCACCTTCCTGAGATAACGCAAGGCTTCGCCCGTATCCATCTCCCTATCACGAATAAACTCGTATGAAGCCCTCTGAAGCTCCGCGGGCAATCGGGCAATATCCTCTATAATCTTAACGTTCATCGAGTAAGGCTCCTCAGCATCCCCGGATTCCTCCTTCAATGTATCCCGGATACATTTTGCGGCCTCCCAGCTCTTCACAACCAGCTCCTGGACCTCAGGGATGAGGCGCTTCGCCAATCCCACCTTAGCCGCCACATAATGAGGCGTCTTACCGATAATCTCGGCTATCTCCTTATACTGATAGCCATATTTCTCCTTCAAGACAACAAAAGCGTGCCCAAGCTCGATATCGTTGATATCCTCCCGCTGAACGTTAGCGATGAGTTGCTTAAACTTAAAGTCGGCCTCGGTCTCTTCGTCATCGACGATAACGTCTTTGCCTATGATAAGCTCCTGCACCTCAAGGGCTTTAAGCGCCTCCAGCCGGCGTGCCCCATCAATCACCTTATACCCCTGTTCAGCCTGCTGGACGAGGATGGGCTGAAGCAACCCGGCATCCGCTATAGTCTCCTTAAGGCCCAGGATATCCCTTATATTCCGTCTAATATGCCCATTATCAACGTATATCCTTTTTATATGGATTGTTTGTACGTTTTTTCGCCTATATTCCACATTTTTATGCAACTTGCTACCCCCATTTAATAGCTCTACTATCGCTTACTATGTAAAAAGGATTATTCGTAAAACCATCAACATTAAGCGGTAACAGGCATAAAAGATGCGGAATATCCCGGCCATAACCCTATAAAAAGCAAGAATTTTATAGTAAAGCGCCTGATCCACAAACTTGATATATGTTAGCACATACCAAACTTCTTGTATGCAAAGCGAGGAATTATCACGATTCTTCAAGAGAGACAGGTTCGCGGAATATAACGGGATAGAACTGCTGGAGGTGGGGGATGGCCGCGCCAGGTCGGCGATGAAGCTAACTCCGAACCACCTCAACGGCCTGGGAATCGTACATGGGGCGGCAATATTCGCCCTGGCCGATTTTACCTTCGCGGCCGCATCCAACTCCCGCGGTAACGTGGCCGTGGCGATAAACGCGAACATATCTTACATGAAATCGGTCTCGACGGGCACGCTGTACGCAGAGGCACGGGAGGTCTCCATCAACCATAAGCTTGGCACTTACACGATAGACGTCACCAATGAGGCGGGCGAGCTTCTCGCAGTTTTCCAGGGCATGGTGTACCGGAAGAAAGAAAAAATAGACCAGCTACCCTGATACCTTTCTCATAAAAACTATATGTATGCCCGGCTCTATTTGGATATGTGATGAGAAAAGACCCGTGCAGACAAAGCGAGACCTTCAGGATGACGGGAGAAGAGCTAAACGATAGGCTCGATGGGCAGATGCTGGCCATCGAGCGCGTCTCCATCCTGCTCGAGGACGCCAAGCTCGACACGAACGACCTGCTTGAGATGGACAGGGAAGGCTTTGAAAAATTGATGGAGCTTTTATCTGCGTATGAGGCGTTCCTGGACCATTTCCGCGACGTGACCAAGGATACCGTTGCGGCCATTAGAGGGCTGACGACGGCCAGGGATCGCATGTGTTGCGGCGTGGGAGACGACGAGGACTTCAACGATGTGGACATCGATGAAGATGCGGGAGACGACTTTTAAAAAAGGATGACGAAGACGATGCCTCCGCCTGGCTAGCGCTTTTCCCGGCTTACGGCATGCCACAGGCCCGCCATGCTCTCGTATTTACCCTCGGGTATGTGCTTGAGGGCGTTAAGCACGTCTTCAGGGGCCATATTCTTTTTAGCGTAATCGATGCACTTTTCCCTGTCAACAGGAAAGTGAATGCCTTTTAATGATTTCGACACTTTAGCGATAATGGATACCATATGTATGCCTCCTTTATAAGGCTGCCTAGTAGCCTTTTTCCTCCCTTTTTTCCTCAGCTTTCTCGATCAGCTCTCTAATCTTTTGGCCGCCCTTGTGGCCGATTTGCTGGTAGAACTCCCTTCCATGGGTCTCGGCGGTCCTCTCCCCGCCCTTGTGGCCGATTTGCTGGTAGAACTCCCTTCCATGGGTCTCGGCGGTCCTCTCCCCGCCCTTGTGGCCGATTTGCTGGTAGAACTCCCTTCCATGGGTCTCGGCGGTCCTCTCCCCGCCCTTGTGGCCGGCCTCTTCGACCGTCATCCTGCCTTTCTCCTGCTCTTTTTGCTCAGCCATGCATAACACCCGGATGGATGTTTAGGCTGCATTTTGATTAATATATCTATAGAAATAGGGAAAAAATTTGGATTATTTTTTCGTTTTTATCATGTTGCGAGAGGCATACGTTAAGGCCATCTACTGGTAAGTTCACCTTGGCTTTTATAGTTATTACCCCTGCGGCACCTGTGCTTATTCCTTAACGTATTGCTTTGTAGAGACACCATAATACCGCTAATAAGCCTAACCATATTATTACCATTAATACCATTGGATTTACTAGAGTCACAATCATTGCCCCCAACAAGGATAACCGTAAGGCCTTTGAAGAAAAGCTAATGATCTCCAGCCTTACGGTTAGTCCTGGATATATTTCGAATGGCTCTAGGAGAAATTATTGTTCTACCTATTAATAAATTTTTCAGTAAATCAGAAAAATAAAAATGTAAATTTGAACAAACATTTCTTGCATTAGCATCAATACAGCAAAGATTCTCATATATAATAAAAATAGAAGCGCTCGGATCGGGATTTGAACCCGAGTCGGAGCCTCGACAGGGCCCCATGATAGGCCGCTACACTATCCGAGCACGCGCCTAAAACGGAAACTACTCATACACTCGTTCACATTTATAGTTTTCCTTACATTAAGGAAATATCCCGCCTCCCGAATTTGAATCGGGGACCTGTCGGTTTCCGCAGTCGTAAGGTCTACAGCCGACCGCTCTAACCAGGCTGAGCTAAGGCGGGATTTTAGCGTACCGCACAAGGGTACGAGTCATCAGATAGACTTCCACGTACTTAAAATTTTCGGGATATTGCGGCCATGAGCCGCTCCTTTATCTGTACTGGGGATAGCGGTATGTTGGGCACGTCCGCGTTCTTTGCCAGGATTATGGCATGGATGAACCTGGGGCCTTCACATTTTGTATCGAGCGCTTTTAATAGTTCAGATGGAGTGGACGCTTTCACCGTATTTTCGATGCCATAGGCTTTAGCCAGCAGCTCTAGGTCCATACGGTTGGCGAAGGTTTGCTGGTTGCCGGTGGAGCCATGGGCGCCATTATCAAAGCAGATTATGGTCAGGTTTTTTGGCTTTTCCTGCGCAACGCTCGCCAGCACGTTGGGGTTCATTAAAATGCTCCCGTCGCCGTCGAGCGTGATGACCTCCTTTTCCTGGCCCATGGCAAGCCCCTGGCCTATGGAGGAGGCGAGGCCGAGGCTGCCCAGCATGTAAAAGTTCGTATCCTGGTCGAGGGCTGCGTACAGCTCCTTACTCGGAATCCCGATATTGGATACCACTATTCTATCCTTCAGGTATGGCACTATTCCCTTTATCATTTCAAGGCGAGTATGCGTTGCCTCCGGGATATGAGAGTGATAGGTGATATCATAGTGCCGCTCTTTCATGGTGAATTCCGGGCTACTATATTTCTCCGTAGGCTCCCACAGCCTGGGAGATAAAAGCACGACAAGAGGCGTATTGGAGCGAAACGAAAGGTTAATCGACTTTTTGATTAGCTCAAGGTCGCCTGTGGAGCCTATGGCCACGTACGGTATCTCGGCGGCGTCAAGGATAGCTGGCAAGCGCTTACCAAAAAAGACCTGGGCAGGTATGGCTTCCTTATATACGCCCCTCCAGCTAGCCAGGATTGGCAGAGGTATATTATAGGTCTGGTTCAGCGACGCGAGCACGTTGAGAGAATTTCCAATTCCAGTGCTCTGGATCATGAGCGCCGGCTTCTTCCCGGCCATGTAAAGGCCGGCGGCGATGCCCACGCCATTCTCCTCCCTGGTGAGGGGTATCTCCTTAAAGCTAGAGGGTATCAGCGCCAAAAGGTTCTTTATCTTATCGCACGGCAGCGTCAATATGACCTCAAGGCCGCACGACTTCATAATGTTAACGACTTCTCGCTCAACGCTGGCCATCCTATCACCTTAAGCATGTCATCGAGGGGCACGTCGGGGCCGCTTACCTTCAGGCATGGCTCGACCTTATTTATGGATTTTTCTTTTTTGATGCGCTCGAAGCCGCCGCCCGTTATGTTTAAGAGCACGCTTCGGCGCTTATCGAGACCATTTTCGCAGGCCTGCATCAACGCGGCTACTGCCACCGCCGCGGGCGGCAAAATGTCGATGCCCTCTGAATCCTCGAACACTTTCTTTGCGGCGATCGCCTCATCATTCGTTATAGCGTACATCTCGCCCCCCGTATCGGCGAGGGCGTCGTACACGCCTCCCTTTATGCCATAGGGCGGGTTTCTATTTGAAAGTATATCCGTATACATCTCGGATATCTGTTTCTTAGCGTCAGGCATGTCGAGCTCCGGCACGATGTCTCTACGGCCCGCTTTCCATGCCCGGTACATCGGGGCGAAGGGCAGGTTTTGGGCGAGGCGTAGCCTCGGCAGGCGCTCGCCGAAGCGTCCGTCTTCCCTGAGGCGGAGCGCCGCCTCCCATGCCGCGATGCCGCCCGTGCCGCTGCCGATGGCCTGGAAGTAGTCGTCGGGCATCCTCTT from Methanocella conradii HZ254 harbors:
- a CDS encoding glycosyltransferase family 2 protein, which encodes MNTSAVVESDAHTGITILQVFKGNVKVMVAIPAYNEEVAIGSIVLRSRKYADKVVVVDDGSVDKTAEIARMAGAEVISHKINEGKGAAIRDAFEYAKKTDADILVLIDGDGQHNPDEIPLLLSPILNGEADVVNGSRFVNGNGRNVPRYRRLGQEVLTLATNTGTKMHITDTQNGFRAFSRKTFGCFGFRQNGMAIESEMLMDAANAEMRIKEVPIDVRYDVAKASTYNPITHGFVVLGSVISLISQRRPLMFFCVPGALAFVMGLFFAFLAFDAFNATRNILIFYTMATVTCIIVGTFSTFTGFILNAIQNIQNNKYFCL
- a CDS encoding ParB/RepB/Spo0J family partition protein; protein product: MEYRRKNVQTIHIKRIYVDNGHIRRNIRDILGLKETIADAGLLQPILVQQAEQGYKVIDGARRLEALKALEVQELIIGKDVIVDDEETEADFKFKQLIANVQREDINDIELGHAFVVLKEKYGYQYKEIAEIIGKTPHYVAAKVGLAKRLIPEVQELVVKSWEAAKCIRDTLKEESGDAEEPYSMNVKIIEDIARLPAELQRASYEFIRDREMDTGEALRYLRKVKAGLEEARAEEDAEEAGLEVKKYLEKIYRDVDKLSVTIKSSPVVDNEKVASTIEELINRLNLLYMEVKAGSKKSTGVATNL
- a CDS encoding thiolase domain-containing protein codes for the protein MKMLYITGIGRTKFGALPQTLQELAYEAMYNAVMDSKLSINDIDAIFVSNFLGGPLNGQLHFNSIIASLLPGINIPIVRIETACASSSIALKQALYSLSQFENVMVLGVEKMTSKTILGTTEAIAMAADRCLDQQNGLIFPAAYALIAQQYMLKYGINHDILEQVSFINHKNSRLNPLAHFFYKDVTIETIRKSPIIATPLNLFDCSPISDGAAAIIVSKEKKSDRDIEVLSSQYVTDAISITQREDLTSFKATRLAAKKAYSEAGLKPDDIDILEVHDCFTISELIALEDLGFCKPGESSELVINGDILKDGRIPVNMDGGLKANGHPIGATGLAQIYEIVVQLRGEAGIRQIKNANIGMAQNIGGIGGTAAITILGRS
- a CDS encoding acyltransferase; the encoded protein is MKEPEEINGIELMEHYGYKGVSGKIKYYFRFIFNWVLQTLAKISPHPGLTVKLQRIRGVKIGNHVYIGPDVNIDDLYPGLITIEDYVSVGMRSMIFAHSNPTCSLEIKTKYYPRVVKPTTIKKGAWIAPGTIILAGITIGENSVVAAGSIVIKDVEPYTVVGGNPAKLLKKLDHADSPDKGG
- the comE gene encoding sulfopyruvate decarboxylase subunit beta, whose product is MASVEREVVNIMKSCGLEVILTLPCDKIKNLLALIPSSFKEIPLTREENGVGIAAGLYMAGKKPALMIQSTGIGNSLNVLASLNQTYNIPLPILASWRGVYKEAIPAQVFFGKRLPAILDAAEIPYVAIGSTGDLELIKKSINLSFRSNTPLVVLLSPRLWEPTEKYSSPEFTMKERHYDITYHSHIPEATHTRLEMIKGIVPYLKDRIVVSNIGIPSKELYAALDQDTNFYMLGSLGLASSIGQGLAMGQEKEVITLDGDGSILMNPNVLASVAQEKPKNLTIICFDNGAHGSTGNQQTFANRMDLELLAKAYGIENTVKASTPSELLKALDTKCEGPRFIHAIILAKNADVPNIPLSPVQIKERLMAAISRKF
- a CDS encoding general stress protein, producing MAEQKEQEKGRMTVEEAGHKGGERTAETHGREFYQQIGHKGGERTAETHGREFYQQIGHKGGERTAETHGREFYQQIGHKGGQKIRELIEKAEEKREEKGY
- a CDS encoding DUF2795 domain-containing protein, whose product is MVSIIAKVSKSLKGIHFPVDREKCIDYAKKNMAPEDVLNALKHIPEGKYESMAGLWHAVSREKR
- a CDS encoding PaaI family thioesterase, giving the protein MQSEELSRFFKRDRFAEYNGIELLEVGDGRARSAMKLTPNHLNGLGIVHGAAIFALADFTFAAASNSRGNVAVAINANISYMKSVSTGTLYAEAREVSINHKLGTYTIDVTNEAGELLAVFQGMVYRKKEKIDQLP
- a CDS encoding polysaccharide deacetylase family protein is translated as MPYRIYKIINIFVCDKMKNALSIDFEDCLCNEFLLKYIPKDIDKKKIEDQVIEATDLLLKLLDKYDTKATFFVLGKLANKYPEYIKMLDEAGHEIGSHGYSHTPLYDLGKDGFEKELKLSTELLKSITHKQPLGFRAPSFSINQSTSWAFELLEKYGYKYDSSVFPVKMILYGVPNAPLTPYRPNINDISKNDPDGKIIEYPLTVLKTIINIPISGGYYLRFFPKWFLDLSISRISKSRPVMIYVHPWETYKNTTKINAPLIYKFEAYYGIKNSLNKLEMLISKYKFEPIADQLKI